In a single window of the Melissococcus plutonius ATCC 35311 genome:
- a CDS encoding sigma-54 dependent DNA-binding response regulator: MEKEILNYLKQQTELFDFNNQSDLFTAKKIAEKFSIKRNTASHYLNQLAKEELIVKIKTRPVIFFIEKHLKRRISI, from the coding sequence TACTCAATTATTTAAAACAACAGACAGAATTATTTGATTTTAATAATCAAAGTGATCTTTTTACAGCAAAAAAGATCGCTGAAAAATTTTCAATTAAAAGAAATACGGCTAGCCATTATTTGAACCAACTGGCCAAAGAAGAATTAATAGTCAAAATAAAAACGAGACCTGTTATTTTTTTCATAGAAAAACATTTGAAAAGGAGGATTTCTATTTAG